In Microbacterium pumilum, the following proteins share a genomic window:
- a CDS encoding DUF1622 domain-containing protein, which yields MHAEEIFTAIAVGFEAVGAIAMIVGFLIALWLGLRSLRRGEGGSAAFTVLRTTLGAAILLGLEVLVAADLIRTITSKPSLEDAAILGLIVLIRTILSMSIQIEIEGTLPWRRALLTSGGQLVGEAVGRDRAAAAATKPGT from the coding sequence ATGCACGCCGAGGAGATCTTCACGGCGATCGCGGTCGGCTTCGAGGCCGTCGGTGCGATCGCCATGATCGTCGGATTCCTCATCGCGCTGTGGCTCGGCCTGCGCTCCCTCCGGCGGGGCGAGGGCGGCTCCGCGGCGTTCACCGTCCTTCGCACGACTCTCGGCGCAGCGATCCTGCTCGGGCTCGAGGTGCTCGTGGCGGCCGACCTCATCCGGACCATCACTTCGAAGCCGTCACTCGAAGACGCCGCGATCCTCGGGCTGATCGTGCTGATCCGGACGATCCTGTCGATGTCGATCCAGATCGAGATCGAAGGCACGCTGCCGTGGCGGCGCGCGCTCCTGACAAGCGGCGGCCAGCTCGTGGGCGAGGCGGTCGGCAGGGATCGGGCGGCTGCCGCCGCGACGAAGCCGGGCACCTAG
- a CDS encoding GNAT family N-acetyltransferase, whose protein sequence is MTELHFTHEPDASRYTLHRGDELVSVLDYRDDGRTVAMTRAYTVPPFRGNGYAGDLVDRAVAQLERSGGRTVVPVCWYVADWFAAHPGRRGILEGRRSA, encoded by the coding sequence GTGACTGAGCTTCACTTCACACATGAACCCGACGCTTCGCGCTACACGCTCCATCGCGGCGACGAACTGGTGAGCGTGCTCGACTATCGCGACGACGGTCGCACGGTCGCCATGACCCGCGCGTACACGGTGCCGCCGTTCCGCGGCAACGGCTACGCGGGTGACCTCGTCGACCGTGCCGTGGCGCAGCTCGAGCGCAGCGGCGGCCGCACGGTCGTGCCGGTGTGCTGGTACGTGGCGGACTGGTTCGCCGCGCATCCGGGTCGTCGCGGCATCCTCGAGGGCCGGCGCTCCGCCTGA
- the yicI gene encoding alpha-xylosidase, with product MKFTDGFWQLRPGVSALYAHEAYDIWQTDATPDGPGLVITAPTSGIAKRGDTLNRPVLTVTLSSPLEGVVRVRVAHHIGGAWHGGFALPGVVPGGAGTVGVTGDGGTITTGGLTARVTQGAPWSLAFERDGRLLTSSGSRAAGYVRLDDDADVDTGIVDNARGGSPAPRERVFVHEQLGLGVGELVYGLGERFGPVVKNGQSVEVWNADGGTSSEQAYKSVPFYLTNRGYGVLVNDPGHVSFEIGSESVERVQFSVPGEVLEYFVIDGPTPKDVLARYTALTGRPPVVPAWSYGLWLSTSFTTDYDEATVTSFIDEMAARDIPLSVFHFDCFWMREFNWCDFEWDPRVFPDPDAMLARLHEKDVRVSVWINPYIAQRAALFAEAAEQGFLVTRADGSIWQWDLWQAGMGLVDFTDPAATEWYKSKLRALAKQGVDCFKTDFGERIPVDVVWADGSDPQRMHNLYTQLYNEAVHAVLVEARGEGDAVLFARSATTGGQTMPVHWGGDSTSTFASMAETLRGGLSLAYSGFAHWSHDIGGFEGTPDAGVFKRWTAFGLLSSHSRFHGSNSYRVPWAFDDEAVEVTRRFTHLKMRLMPYLFQAGMDAAATGVPLLRPMLLEFADDPAVLHLDRQYMLGSDILVAPVLSATGEVEFYLPAGEWTSLLTGEIVTGGGWRRETHGYDSLPLYVRPGAVLPWGARTDRPDYNYLDGLEMRVFPGGQGAREVAVTTPDGVSTVFAVDRSAASASARSDVDAGWSLAWGSGAAVAAADGRAEVGS from the coding sequence ATGAAGTTCACCGATGGGTTCTGGCAGCTCCGACCGGGCGTCAGCGCGCTCTACGCGCACGAGGCCTATGACATCTGGCAGACGGATGCCACTCCTGACGGACCCGGACTCGTCATCACAGCGCCGACATCCGGCATCGCCAAACGCGGCGACACCCTCAACCGGCCGGTGCTCACCGTCACGCTGTCGTCGCCTCTCGAAGGCGTCGTGAGGGTGCGGGTCGCGCATCACATCGGCGGCGCCTGGCACGGCGGGTTCGCCCTCCCGGGCGTCGTCCCCGGCGGCGCGGGCACGGTCGGCGTCACCGGCGATGGTGGCACCATCACCACCGGCGGGCTCACCGCGCGGGTCACGCAGGGTGCGCCGTGGTCGCTCGCGTTCGAGCGCGACGGGCGGCTGCTGACATCGAGTGGCTCGCGGGCAGCGGGCTACGTGCGCCTCGACGACGATGCGGATGTCGACACCGGCATCGTCGACAACGCCCGGGGCGGGTCGCCGGCTCCGCGAGAGCGCGTCTTCGTCCACGAGCAGCTCGGACTGGGCGTGGGCGAGCTCGTCTACGGTCTCGGCGAGCGGTTCGGACCCGTGGTCAAGAACGGTCAGAGCGTTGAGGTGTGGAACGCCGATGGCGGCACGTCGAGCGAGCAGGCCTACAAGAGCGTGCCGTTCTACCTCACGAACCGCGGGTACGGGGTGCTCGTGAACGACCCCGGGCATGTCTCATTCGAGATCGGCTCGGAGTCCGTCGAGCGTGTGCAGTTCTCGGTGCCGGGCGAGGTGCTCGAGTACTTCGTGATCGACGGTCCGACGCCGAAAGACGTGCTCGCGCGCTACACCGCGCTCACCGGCCGGCCGCCGGTCGTGCCGGCGTGGTCCTACGGGCTGTGGCTGTCGACCTCGTTCACGACGGATTACGACGAGGCGACGGTGACCTCGTTCATCGACGAGATGGCTGCGCGCGACATCCCGTTGTCGGTGTTCCACTTCGACTGCTTCTGGATGCGCGAGTTCAACTGGTGCGACTTCGAATGGGATCCGCGTGTCTTCCCCGACCCGGACGCGATGCTTGCCCGCCTGCACGAGAAGGACGTTCGCGTATCGGTGTGGATCAACCCCTACATCGCACAGCGTGCGGCCCTGTTCGCCGAGGCCGCTGAGCAGGGATTCCTCGTCACCCGAGCGGACGGATCGATCTGGCAGTGGGACCTCTGGCAGGCGGGGATGGGCCTGGTCGACTTCACCGATCCCGCCGCGACCGAGTGGTACAAGTCGAAGCTGCGAGCGCTCGCGAAGCAGGGTGTCGACTGCTTCAAGACCGACTTCGGCGAGCGCATCCCGGTCGACGTGGTGTGGGCGGACGGCAGCGACCCGCAGCGCATGCACAACCTCTACACGCAGCTGTACAACGAGGCCGTGCACGCCGTGCTCGTCGAGGCGCGGGGCGAGGGCGACGCCGTGCTCTTCGCGCGATCGGCCACGACGGGCGGCCAGACGATGCCCGTCCATTGGGGCGGGGATTCGACATCGACATTCGCGTCCATGGCCGAGACGCTGCGCGGCGGGCTCTCGCTCGCCTACAGCGGCTTCGCCCACTGGAGCCACGACATCGGCGGGTTCGAGGGAACTCCGGATGCCGGAGTCTTCAAACGATGGACGGCGTTCGGTCTGCTCTCGAGCCACAGCCGCTTCCACGGCTCCAACTCGTACCGGGTGCCGTGGGCATTCGACGACGAGGCCGTGGAGGTGACCCGCCGCTTCACCCACTTGAAGATGCGTCTGATGCCCTACCTCTTCCAAGCGGGAATGGATGCGGCGGCCACCGGCGTGCCGCTGCTGCGGCCGATGCTGCTCGAGTTCGCCGACGACCCTGCTGTGCTGCACCTGGACCGCCAGTACATGCTGGGGTCGGACATCCTGGTCGCTCCGGTGCTCTCGGCGACCGGCGAAGTCGAGTTCTACCTGCCGGCCGGGGAGTGGACCAGCCTGCTGACCGGTGAGATCGTGACCGGCGGTGGCTGGCGCCGCGAGACACACGGATACGACAGCCTTCCGCTGTACGTGCGTCCAGGCGCGGTGCTTCCCTGGGGAGCGCGCACCGATCGGCCGGACTACAACTATCTCGACGGGCTGGAGATGCGGGTGTTCCCCGGCGGCCAGGGCGCACGTGAGGTTGCGGTGACGACCCCGGACGGGGTCTCGACCGTGTTCGCGGTCGATCGGAGTGCCGCGTCGGCGTCGGCGCGTTCGGACGTGGATGCAGGGTGGTCGCTGGCGTGGGGTTCGGGTGCCGCGGTCGCTGCCGCGGACGGTCGGGCGGAGGTCGGATCATGA